In the Deltaproteobacteria bacterium genome, AAGGAGGCTGTGTATGTCGCACGTACAGATTCGTGCCTGGATGACCAGCACGCCGCCGATGATTGGTCCAAAGGAGAGCGTTCGGCACGCGTGGAGCTTGTTACAGAACACGCCAACGGCGGAACTGCTGGTAGTCGATAACGGGAAACTAGTAGGAATGCTGAACGAACGAGATATTTGGCGTCATTGTCCAACAAGCACTCTCATGATGGACGAGCAAAGGGTCAACGAACTGCTTGATCAATTTCGCGTTGCGGCAATGATGGCGCTTCATCCTCCGGTGATTGCCCCTGACGCCGAATTGTCAGAGGCTGCACGGCTTTTTGCGGAATCTGGCCGGTCGGGCCTCGTCGTGGTGGAAGACGGAGTCTCCATTGGATTCCTCACCGAAGCGAACTTCATGCAAGCTGCTGGTTTGCTGCTCAGTAGCGATGGAAAGCATAAAACAGGGAGTGAAGAGTAAGTAAAAGGCGGATACCGATTATGGCAAAGAAAGAAACCTGGTTGCCGCTTCCATTCCAACTTTCACAAGAAGTCGACCGACTCTTTGACGAACTTATCCATCGCCCCTGGGGATCCCGGCAGCGACAACCCCCCGAGGAGTGGAATCCTGAACTTGACCTCTATGAGACTGAGGAGGCGTTTATTCTGGAAGTCGATCTCCCGGGTGTCAAAGAGAAGGATGTCTCGGTTCATATCGATCACGGCGATCTCGTGCTGACAGGCCGTCGTGTGTGTGAGCGTGTGACTGACCAGAGCAACTACCATCGTCATGAACGACGCGAGGGGCAATTTATCCGTCGGCTGCAGCTGCCCATGTCAGTTGTTCCGGACAAAATCCAGGCAGTGTTTCACGAAGGGGTCTTACGCGTAACCTTACCCAAGTACAGAGAGGAGAGCAGGCGATGACACAACTACACGCTGATAGTGTAAAGAAAGTAATACAGACACGGCTACTGGGGTCGGTCGTGCATTACTGGGATGAGGTGGATTCCACCAATGCGGCATTAGTACGCATGCTCAGGACCGGGGCAGAGGAAGGGACTGTTGTCATCGCTGACCGGCAAACGGCCGGACGCGGACGGGTCGGGAAACCGTGGTTTTCACCACCAGGGGTGAATCTGTATCTGTCTGTCCTCATGAAACCAGCGATTCCGATCGCCGATGCTCACTTTTATACCTTGATCGGCTCGCTAGCGATTGTAGATGCGTTAGCAAACTATGATGTTTCAGCCCAGGTCAAATGGCCAAATGACGTCATCCTGAAGGACAAGAAAATCGCTGGAGTCTTGTCAGAGATACAAATTGCCAATGGTCACCTTGACTCTCTCATTCTCGGGGTCGGAATAAATGTCAATATCAGCCGCAACGACATGAACCAGCAATACAGCGACGCAGCCAGTGGTGCCACGTCGCTCATTGAGGTCCTCGGACGCCCAGTAGATCGCAACGTGCTGGCAGCACGAATACTTGAAAACCTTGAACGTCGGCATTTTCAGTTTCTTGCCCACGGGAAACAGTCCGTGGTTGCTGAGTGGCGAAGCTGCTCTTTCCTTGGTCGCCGGGTGAGCATCAACGAGGGAGGAATTCAGGTTGAAGGCATCGCCATCAATCTCGATGATGAAGGTTGTCTGGTGGTAACCTTGGATGATGGGTCGACCGCACACGTTCGGGAGGGGGAAGTGCTGCTAGCGTGAGACACAGGAATTTCTTATTTTTCGGAATTCTGTTGCTCTACAATTCTCATTTTTGCGAATTTGCTTTCATTCTTGTCAGGCTCCGGCGCTGTCTCGTACCACGACCCCTATTCCATCACGTACCACATCACTCGGGTAAACAATGACTTGATCTCCTGACGTGAGGCCGTGTTCGACCAGTGCTTCAAGGCCGTTTCGTTTGCTCGTGTGAATCGGTCGTATGCGGGCACGGCCATTGACCACCACGAACACCGCCCAGCCATCACCATCACGAAACAACGCGCCGGTAGGCACTTTCACCGCTTCTTCCTGGCTGAACACGACGATGCGTGCATCCACACGATACCCATCACCGACGTGTTGCCATTGCTCAGCTGCTGACACAATATCGATCACGACATTCACACGTTGTTCTTCCACTCCGAGTGCAGAGATTTTCGTAAACCCTGACGGCTCAACCACGCGCACTCGCCCTTCCACAGCCACGCTCCCACCCCAACGGTCGAACCACACTTGGGCCCCAGGTTGAATCTGTACCGCATCGGTTGTCAGTACATCCACAATCACTTCGAGGTCGGATGGATCAGCCAGCTCCAGGAGCGGTGTGCCCACGGTCACCACTCCTTCATTCTCTTGGATCACCCGCAGAACTCGTCC is a window encoding:
- a CDS encoding biotin--[acetyl-CoA-carboxylase] ligase, which codes for MTQLHADSVKKVIQTRLLGSVVHYWDEVDSTNAALVRMLRTGAEEGTVVIADRQTAGRGRVGKPWFSPPGVNLYLSVLMKPAIPIADAHFYTLIGSLAIVDALANYDVSAQVKWPNDVILKDKKIAGVLSEIQIANGHLDSLILGVGINVNISRNDMNQQYSDAASGATSLIEVLGRPVDRNVLAARILENLERRHFQFLAHGKQSVVAEWRSCSFLGRRVSINEGGIQVEGIAINLDDEGCLVVTLDDGSTAHVREGEVLLA
- a CDS encoding CBS domain-containing protein, coding for MSHVQIRAWMTSTPPMIGPKESVRHAWSLLQNTPTAELLVVDNGKLVGMLNERDIWRHCPTSTLMMDEQRVNELLDQFRVAAMMALHPPVIAPDAELSEAARLFAESGRSGLVVVEDGVSIGFLTEANFMQAAGLLLSSDGKHKTGSEE
- a CDS encoding Hsp20/alpha crystallin family protein, with product MAKKETWLPLPFQLSQEVDRLFDELIHRPWGSRQRQPPEEWNPELDLYETEEAFILEVDLPGVKEKDVSVHIDHGDLVLTGRRVCERVTDQSNYHRHERREGQFIRRLQLPMSVVPDKIQAVFHEGVLRVTLPKYREESRR